From Danio rerio strain Tuebingen ecotype United States chromosome 2, GRCz12tu, whole genome shotgun sequence:
TAGCAGCCTAATTTGGACCTCTTGTCAAATGAATACCCTCTCATTGTGACTGTTTGCTGATTGCCTAGGGATTTTCAAATGAGTGTCTATAGGGAGCCACAAATCTTATAAATAATCTGTTTAATCTATATGCTTAAAACCACAAAACTCTTTAATAAGATTTGaaacagcaacaatttataaagaaataaaaaatacatgtgtatacagttgaagtcagaattatttgcccccctttgaatttttttctttttctttttaaaatattttccaaatgatgtttaacagagcaaggaagttttcacaaaTTGTGaagtgttcagatgcaaaaaccactaaatgccatttgaatttttttcctaAAATGAGAATTTTTCACAGCCTCATATgtttgtgcaatttttttttactttaaaagcaatgaaaaGAACCTATTTGTCACTATAAACATACAATTACTGAGCCtacatacaggaatcagagaaAGATACTAATTTTAAAAGAAACCATCAAACGACTTTTAGAGTTTTtgttgcatctaaactcttcatatacagttgaagtcataattattagcccccctcccaCCTTTTTTATAAGCTTCATCTTAGGTCAGACATTAAAATACACATAACATAGATACATATAGATATACGCACTGATACAATTCACCAAACAAGAAGTATATCACAATTATACACTAAATAAgtatataattaaatgtaaaataccacatttatacacaaaaattcattaatttattttcttgtcggcttagtccctttattaatctggggtcgccacagcagaattaaccgccaacttatccagcaaaattttacacagcagatgtccttccagccataacccatctctgggaaacatccacacacacattcacactcacactcatacactacggacaatttagcctacccaattcacctgtaccgcatgcctttggactgtgggggaaaccggagcacccagaggaaacccacacgaacacaaggagaacatgcaaactccacacagaaactgcaacttagccgaggttcgaaccagcgacccagtgaccttcttgctgtgaagcgacagtactacctactgcgccactgcttcgcccctacacaaaaatatacataatataaataaacaaataaaaataaatacataatgcaAATAAAAGAATTGTAAAAAGGCAATTAAGATAAAAGTgtctccttaatttttttttataaaaggaCTCCAGaatttctggaactgttctgcttttgttttattacacACCGAATCTTTTCCATCTGAAGAGCATGTAGGAAATCAAAATCCTTTGCCGATAAGAAGGGGGAGCTGCTGACTTTCAATTCATAAAAATAAGTTGTCTAGCCAGTAAGGTTACAATGGCTACACTATTGGCctgtaatgaatttaattcaGCAAATTCTGGCAGGATctattgacaataaaaaaaacagtcgAAAAACACCTGAAGATTTTCCCCCAAAAATCAGACAGTTTTAAACACGACCAGAAAGCATGTAACAGTGTGGCTGGTTCGGTTATACAGCGAAGGCAATTTGGGTCAAGATCAGAGaaaagtttattaattattagccgccttttgaatttattattatttttttaaatatctagtcaaataatacttactgtcatcatggcaaagataaaataattcagttgttagtgatgagttattaaaactattatgttcagaaatgtgttgaaaatatctctgcattaaacagaaattggggaaaaagtaaacagggcagctaataattctgacttcaattgtatctATCATTTAATTTGTCACTTTTAGGGggcacactttaacatacatcacaaaATGCTTAAGCAGTTattcactctgcagtcttcataaaaatgtatttattcattttctttccggcttagtcgctttattaatctagggtttgCCACagtgcccttcctgctgcaaccgatcactgggaaacacccacacaacacagacaatttagcttacccaattcacctgtaccacatgtttttggctTAGGAAACCCTCGCCAACATGGGAAAACCATGTAAACTTcccaaagaaatgccaactgacccagccagggctcaaaccagcgaccttcttgctgtgaggtgattgtgctacccattgcgccaccgtgctgccctgtcttcataaataaactaattaaataatttaaactcaaaataatcttccatgtttatttgacaagtaactgtcacttctaacattcaagtacatcaaggcacatttttacacgtttaaactttaacagatgaagttgaagttaactttttttaacacaaataaaacacaaataattctTCTGAAGTCATAAGTATTATTTCTTGCAGAttatttcttgaataaaagcagtttttaataatttaaaaaaaactattttaactcTGTTTTTGTTAATTCTATTTTTgatattagcctccttaagaaattttcactgtatagtttttgattgtctacacaaCATACAAGTTAttcaataacttgactaattattcTAACTTTCCTTGTAAacataacctagttaagtctttaaattacactttaatcttaatcaaagactatagaatacttaaagggactttgtctgtaTACAACTATCTTgctaaataatttgtaaaatattatgcacagaCTGTCACCATGCAAAAGATaaaaaagtagttattagaaatttgctaattaaactattataattaaaaacgtggcggttcattccgctgtggcgacctcagattaaaaagagactaagccgacaagaaaaatgaataaatgaatgttgaaaAACGTGTTGTTAAAAATCATGTGTTTGAAGACTTGTGCGTTATGTCACGAGTAAAATCAAAAACGAATGAGGGCAAAATTAAACGAGttgaatattatttttacatgAGCGTGATTGAAAACTGGATCAAAGTTTTACATCTGTTCTCTGGTACTTGCCGACTATTTGTACGTTCAAGACTGCATTTGGGGTTAACTTCGGACGAATGCGGGGAACTGGAGTGCGCAGCAGAGCGAGAGAGCGCAAAAGCAGAGAGATATCGCATAAGACTAATTTTATATAtcctatttttaaagaaaaatatggTGAATCTCCAGAGAATGATCTTTATTTGGCTAATTTATCATTTCGGTTGAAAGCTCAGTTATTGAGCTAATCACTCACAAGAAACAAATACTCATTCAGGACACACTCTGTATTATTATTGTcctcacacacacaagcaagccACAGACAAAGATGTTACATGATGATGcacttaaatatgtaaaacattCGCCACTACTGCAATTCCTCCTTGAACTGAACTTGTTACATTAATAAACCCCACACCTGCGTTTACAGAGTGAGCTAAATCGGGATGGCTGCAAGTGACGTCACTCCTCATCGCTGACATCACACTGTGGGAAGAGGAGCTGAGGATTTCTATAAATGCACTGGCACCTGTGAGTCCTACGAGTCCAACCAAGGCCATGCGAGCAAACTTAAGAAGTAAACCAGAGACTCTGTCTTAAATATTTCGTCCACCGCACTCTGCACAAATGGAAAAACGAAGTGTAGACTTTGCGGAGCCACTTGTCAACCTATCCTACATCAACGACTCACTGCTGAATGTGTCCGAAGTTTTTGTGAATTTCTCCAACAGTTCCTCTCGTGCTTTGAGTCTGGACTTTCGCTCTCTCGTCACTTCGGCCACTATGTTTGGCGTCGGAGTCCTCGGAAACCTTGTAGCTATCGTGGTGCTTTGCATCTCCAAGAAAGAGCAGAAGGAGACCACCTTCTACACTCTGGTGTGCGGGATGGCCATCACAGACCTGCTGGGCACCTGCTTCACCAGTCCGGTTGTCATCGCCACTTATATCGCGGGCAGGTGGCCGGGTGGAGCGCTCCTGTGCCATTTCTTCTCCTTTTCCATGCTGTTCTTCGGGTCTGCTGGGATGTCTATTCTGTGCGCAATGTCCGTGGAAAGATATTTGGCCATAAACCACGCGTACTTTTACTCTCAACACGTGGACCGGGCTATGGCTCGGTTTGCGCTGATGGCAACCTATCTGGCCAATATCGTGCTGTGTATCATGCCCAGTTTTGGCTTCGGAAAGCACAAGAGACACTTTCCGGGAACTTGGTGCTTCTTGGACTGGCGCGCCATGGACTCGGTCGGCGCCTCGTACACGTTTCTGTACGGTGGTTTCATGCTGCTGCTGATCGCCGTTACAGTCTTGTGCAATTTCGCCGTGTGTCGTTCACTCGTCGGGATGAGTAAAATGAGTCGGATGGTAAGAGCAGAGGTACCCGGACACGCAGGGTCAAGGCGCGGATTCAGGTTAACATCTGCAGCGGAGATCCAGATGTTCTGGCTGTTGATATTAATGACTATTGTGTTCCTGATATGCTCCATCCCTTTAGTGGTGGGTGTTCTGCATGCTTTTCGTTATGTTTGAGCTGTAGATTAGATTGATAATCCTAGTCATGCTGCTGGGTTATAAACtacagtttattcattcattattttccttcggcttagttcctttatttatcaggggtcgccacagcgaaataaaccaccaacttatccagcgtgtgTTTTACACCGCGgaagctcttccagctgcaacccagtactgggaaacatcctcacacacgcacacatacactatggctaatttagtttatttaattcgcCTATACTTCACCTTTTCCTTTTAAAAGTTCATCTAACAAAGAAAATGTGGGTTTCTTTTTTTACGTTTTAAATGCAAAGAGACACAATAACATCTGTTAGACGTTTGTCACTTTTTTCATCatctttatttttcattcattcattcattcattcattcattcaattaatcattcattcattcatttttttcggcttagcccctttagtaatttgaggtcgccacagcggaatgaaccgccaacttatccagcacatgttttatgcagtggatgcccttccagccgcaacccatctctgggaaacatccatacacattcattcacacacatacacgatttagcctacccatttcacttgtaccacatgtctttggactgtgggggaaaccggagcacccggaggaaacccacgggaacgtagggagaacatgcaaactccacacagaaacgccaactgacccagccgaggctcgaaccagcaaccttcttgctgtaaggcgacagcgctatctactgcgccaccgcgtcatccatcattcatttaaatttgaataataataaacacacacaaagttCCTCCTGACAGAAACAGATAAAAACATCAATGTGAGTTTCAAATGAAAGGGAATTGTGTGATACAAAATATaactatgtttaaaaaaaactgctaaatacCTGTTGTTCAgcaatgttaaataatttattaattttctttgaaTGAAATGTGTCATTCATTCAAATACCTCACTCTCCTTAAACAAATCTCAAAAACATACACTAGTCATATTTCTCTTAATCTATATTACCTCATTTTATATGAACGAGCTTTTCAGTCCAACATAATCTCACGAGAATTGataaccttttgatttagtggcaaatttgtatttaattcatCCCACTCATTCATTTTAGTGTCATCCCCCATTGAGTAGTGTGTTCAGGGGTAGGGtttgcctccttttaaaaatctcaATTCAAATTAAATCATATAAGTTAGTACAAAAATTAGTATTATACAGTATGTAAAATAGTGTCATTTCTTTGTGAGATTGGGCTGATTATGATAGGGCAGTGTGATTTAATCGAGGTGATGTTCatgtgcattttgtcagtaaagccacTCCAGGTAAACACATGCATTTAGATGGAGCACATGCTGGGTTATAAACAGCTGTTTATGACCGTGATAATTCTTTTCCGAATCAACCTCAACATCAGTTTAGTTTAATAGCCTGTCTGGAAATCAATTACTGCCTTCATTAGTGTGGTCATCATTAGTTCAGTATGAGAATCAGTGGCATCCCAGACCTCAAACAAagcaaataaaccaatataatgAGAGAGCACTGACAACATTCTCTAAATTCATTGTATTCACTGTGATTTCAAAACAAAATATGCCTTTGCTGGTCATGATAACAAATGCTTTTATTTGttgattgatgttgtaccccaacatagTGGGACTTTgcagtttgtttggaaatgaaaattgggtcgATGTCAGAACCCAAAGTCAGGcggatgtcaatgtccaacgtcggacagatgtcatattttggttatttcccaatgcaacctaaaaacaaccaagtatcaacatctaatgatgttacagtttgacattatgtggacattaccactatgacgtctgtcagacattagattttggttgccatatctgtcaaataaaagtcagtatttgacgtcaatatgatgttggttgaAGATGTTGGCTGGACAacgaattttggtcacttttcaacacaacctaaaatcaaccaaatatcaacgtcatttcacgtcATTATTAGATGTCCAAATAACATTGTCCACAgatgctggtgacctaaatcaaacctaatattaatgtcttatgacatagTGTGTCTGCTGGGTCTTCAGAAGTCTAAACATTAGAACTGTTTTGTCTAAAAACAGATATATACATGTCTTAAAACATGGCATGTTTTTTAGAATTTAAAACATATAATTTCAATGctctaaattacatttattattttaaatagggAAGAAATGTAGTTAgcagaataaaataaacattatattttacacaAAACACTTGCAAGAAGTCTGTTTTGCATAACTTCATCATGCACTTTCAAAGCAGTTTCACCTTTTCTTGAATCCCTGAGCTGTGTTTTTAATAAGTGTTTATCTGTACTATTTTAGAACTGTCAGAACTATCTCTACCACTGTAACAGCTTTTGCTGTTacgtgaaaatgaatgaaagagtgtCACTTCACAGCATTAGATCTTCACATTGCTTTCCATTTCCTTTTTTCACCTTTTCTATTTTGACAGTACCGAGTCTCCCCAGCTCACACGTCTCTGTTGAGCTTATTAATGCAGtataacacactgtaaaaaagttataTGAACAATTAGTCCTGGCAGcaaatgtttttaggtcattgtaacttattaaattaatcctcttctaacctaattttataagttacgcaagctgttttaaggcagtttaacataatataagttcagtgGACTCAAAAGGTTCATTTGATTCAGcgtaaaaatttaaggcaaccaatattttttacagtgcagttaggGGTGTTCAGATTAGTCACTGTGGAGTTTGTATAGCGCTAACTGACCGTGAATCCTTATTGATTTTATAGTGTCGTGACCTTTTTTTGTGACCTTTGGACGATATTTCTGTTTAATTCACAGGTGCGCATCTTCGTCAACCAGCTGTACGATCCTGCTTATATTTCCTCAGGCAAAAGTCCAGACTATCGCAGTGATCTCCTGGCTATACGATTCGCCTCCTTCAACCCCATCCTGGATCCATGGGTTTATATTCTGTGCAGAAAAAATTTGTTAACCAAAGGCTGTGCGCGACTCAAGCGTACCATCAGACACAGGAAAGGGGATCACAGTCGTGTTTTGGGTTGGACGGATGGTCAACACTCACCTCCATCGTTGGTACAAAGCAACTGCACCAGTTACGCGTCACTACGCACAGCAATCTGTAGAAATGACGTGGGTAAACAGAACTGCATGAACACTAAATCTTATCTAGACTTAACCCTTCGCCAGGCGTGGGACTTTGATACAGCTCTCGCTCAGTTTCATCCTTTCAGTGTCGAGCAAAACACTGTAATGGGTTTTGATGAAGATGAAGCAACATCAAGTCCCAAACTCATCGCCAAGACTGTTATGGCATTACCAGCCACTCAAATATTAGAGAATAAAGCTGAAATAGTGACCTGCACATTCAGTACACCTAGTTCTTGTCTATCAGAAAAGTGCATGAGACAATGACCTAGACGTCAATTTAGATTTCTTCTGTGAAGCActatgagagaaaaaaagagacatTTGTGCTTTAGGTAACATTCACAAATAATTCTGTGAATTTGCTTAATTTTGAACTGGATTGATCCGATTTTAGGATTAAACCATAAACGGAGGCACTTGTAATGTCTGTTTTGACATGAATGTGTTTGATGTGTGGTAAAGGATTTGATGCTTTTTCTTCAATACTGTGCCATGTTGCATGCTGGGTTTTACTTGTAAAACtgtgaataatttattaaaggTGCAATTTATTTTATCACAACCAAGAGTACAACTGGCCTACAAATGTCCACTTCAGCAATCTTAATATTCTTGAattcttaaaaaaagaaatgcagctGGAAATATGTGTAGTCTTTCTGattcgctcattcattcattcattcattcattcattcattcattcattcattcattcatttacttttcggcttagtcccttttttaatccgggatcgccacagtggaatgaactgccaacttattcagcacatgtttaacacagcggatgcccttccagctgcaacccatctctgggaaccagTCTTTTAGATTCAATAACAAAAATGAATTCAATTTAGCAGAAATTCACCCACAAATGGtcaacagtgctcagcatatataagtacacctctTACAAATCTATCTC
This genomic window contains:
- the ptger4c gene encoding prostaglandin E receptor 4 (subtype EP4) c; amino-acid sequence: MEKRSVDFAEPLVNLSYINDSLLNVSEVFVNFSNSSSRALSLDFRSLVTSATMFGVGVLGNLVAIVVLCISKKEQKETTFYTLVCGMAITDLLGTCFTSPVVIATYIAGRWPGGALLCHFFSFSMLFFGSAGMSILCAMSVERYLAINHAYFYSQHVDRAMARFALMATYLANIVLCIMPSFGFGKHKRHFPGTWCFLDWRAMDSVGASYTFLYGGFMLLLIAVTVLCNFAVCRSLVGMSKMSRMVRAEVPGHAGSRRGFRLTSAAEIQMFWLLILMTIVFLICSIPLVVRIFVNQLYDPAYISSGKSPDYRSDLLAIRFASFNPILDPWVYILCRKNLLTKGCARLKRTIRHRKGDHSRVLGWTDGQHSPPSLVQSNCTSYASLRTAICRNDVGKQNCMNTKSYLDLTLRQAWDFDTALAQFHPFSVEQNTVMGFDEDEATSSPKLIAKTVMALPATQILENKAEIVTCTFSTPSSCLSEKCMRQ